The nucleotide sequence TCAACAGAGGGGAGCCTGGATATCTTAAAAAAGGCGGACCAGGCTTTATATGAGGCTAAAGAAAAAGGCAGGGCATGTGTGGAGAGTGCCAATGAAGCGATGCTGCCGGCGAATAAAATCCTCAATGTATCCGTCATTGATGATGATGCCATCATCAGAACCCTTCTCGTCCGGGTATTGCAAAATATTGATACGGACAAAGTGTTGTTAAATATTGAATCATATGAAAACGGCGAGAAATTCTTTGAGGCCGCTCGTCTTGAGGAGGAGGGAAAGCACTTCCTCATCCTTGATGGCGTCATGCCTGTCATGGACGGCATTGAGGTGCTTGGCAAAGTGAAAAGTGCTGAGAATGCAAGCCAAGTCAATGTACTGATGCTTACCGGAAGGAAGACAGAATACGATATTGCACGAGCCCTCAAGCTGGGAGCAGATGACTATGTAACAAAACCGTTCAGCATTACCGAGCTGCAGGCAAGGATTCAAAGGCTAATCCAAAGGATGTTTTAAATGGTGGAAAATGAACTTCAGTTTCTTGTTACACTTTTCTCGTTTTTAACAGGAATGCTTTTAATCATGCTTATCTATTTAATCATGAGAAAAGCAGCAGAAAACAGGCTGCGAAAAAGAGTGGAAGACTATAAACGCTCAATGAATGATAAACTCCTCCATTCGATTCTCACGGGTGACTTCCTTCGTTCATTGCAAGCCGACACGAAAGCAAAGAAGCTGGCAATAGAGCAGATGTTGAGCAATTATGCGGAAATACTTGAAGGTGATGAAGAGAAGAACAATCTGAAAAGCCTTGCGGAAGTGCTATTGAGTGACCATTACCGCAGCGGACTGCAAAGCAGTAACTGGAGCACAAGGATGAATGCACTTTTCTTTATCGAGGCATTCAGGATCGAAGATATTAAAGAAGATGTCATTGCCATGATGAAACGGAGACGGATAACAAAAGATGAAAAAATCAGGGCAATGACCATATTAGCTCAACTTCAGTCAAAGGAGATTTTTCAGTTAGTGACTGAAGAATATAAGGACCTTTCTCACCTAGAGTACAGGAATATCCTTTCTAGGCTTAACGAACGGGGATTTGATCAGTTTTTGCTTGGATACAACTCTTGTCAGGCTGAGCTTAAGTTCGCAATCCTTGATTTAGTTGGCTTAAAAAAAGACCTGAATTACCTTCAATTCGCCGAAACCGTTTTTTCTACAAGTCGCGGTGAGGAAAGAATCCGGTCTTTAAAAGCCCTCGTTTCCATTGGGTTCGTGCGAGACCTGGAAAATTATCTCCCCTTATTAAAATCGTTGAATTGGGAAGAGCGTATGCTGGCTGCAAGATTGGCAGGAACAATGAGGGTGGAGCATGCACTCCCTGATCTTGTTCAGCTTCTTCAAGACCCTTCATGGTGGGTTCGGTCCCAGGCAGGGCAGTCAATCATGACATTTCCAACCGGAAAGGAAATCCTTCAGGAAGTAATGGTTGAAAGCACAGATGCTTTTGCGAGAGATATGGCATGGGAATGGATTAATAAAGGAGTCTATCAAACATGAGTCTTCAGAACATCAGCATTTATTTTGCCTTGTTCATTATGATGTACATGATCATCGTTATATCCTTTTATTCGGTTGTCATGCTGATTTCGGTGATCCAGTTAAGAAAAGAATACAAGCTTGACCGAGAGAAATCTTTCAGTGACTATACGGAAGATATTTTTACAAAACCTGTATCAATCATCGTTCCTGCGTTCAATGAGGAGGCAGGGATTGTTCACAGCATCCGCTCGCTGCTTAGCATCAATTATCCTGTATTCGAGATTGTTGTTGTGAATGATGGGTCCTCGGACTGTACAATGGAAAGACTGATTGAACATTATGATATGAAAGAAATCAAAAAGGTCATTCGAAGACAGGTAGATTCTAAGCCTATTAAAAAAGTTTTTCAATCAAGGATGCTTCCTTCGCTTTTTTTGATTGATAAAGAGAATGGCGGAAAGGCTGATGCGCTAAATGCCGGGCTGAATTTTTCTCATTACCCATATGTCTGTTCCCTTGACGGCGACTCAGTTCTGGAAAGGGATGCATTTTTAAAGGTGATGAAACCGATCATTGATTCAAATGAGGAAGTAATTGCCTCCGGAGGCAGCATCAGGATTGCCAATGGTTGTGATATCAGAAATGGGGAAGTCCTGAAAATCGGGTTATCCAGCAATCCTCTGGTCATCATGCAGGTTATCGAATATCTGAGGGCCTTTTTAATGGGAAGAATCGGTCTTAGCCGGCATAATTTACTGTTGATCATTTCTGGTGCATTTGGCGTATTCT is from Mesobacillus boroniphilus and encodes:
- a CDS encoding HEAT repeat domain-containing protein yields the protein MVENELQFLVTLFSFLTGMLLIMLIYLIMRKAAENRLRKRVEDYKRSMNDKLLHSILTGDFLRSLQADTKAKKLAIEQMLSNYAEILEGDEEKNNLKSLAEVLLSDHYRSGLQSSNWSTRMNALFFIEAFRIEDIKEDVIAMMKRRRITKDEKIRAMTILAQLQSKEIFQLVTEEYKDLSHLEYRNILSRLNERGFDQFLLGYNSCQAELKFAILDLVGLKKDLNYLQFAETVFSTSRGEERIRSLKALVSIGFVRDLENYLPLLKSLNWEERMLAARLAGTMRVEHALPDLVQLLQDPSWWVRSQAGQSIMTFPTGKEILQEVMVESTDAFARDMAWEWINKGVYQT
- a CDS encoding glycosyltransferase family 2 protein, whose product is MSLQNISIYFALFIMMYMIIVISFYSVVMLISVIQLRKEYKLDREKSFSDYTEDIFTKPVSIIVPAFNEEAGIVHSIRSLLSINYPVFEIVVVNDGSSDCTMERLIEHYDMKEIKKVIRRQVDSKPIKKVFQSRMLPSLFLIDKENGGKADALNAGLNFSHYPYVCSLDGDSVLERDAFLKVMKPIIDSNEEVIASGGSIRIANGCDIRNGEVLKIGLSSNPLVIMQVIEYLRAFLMGRIGLSRHNLLLIISGAFGVFSKQWVVKAGGYRTDTVGEDMELVVRIHRLLKETGTKKRIVYVPDPVCWTEVPETMKYLKRQRRRWHRGLFESLWSHRKLTLNPRYGPIGFISFPYFWLVEFFGPIVELSGYIFVFISLFAGGIYLEFAILIFLLSCLYGSLFSAFAILLEEWSLRKYPKISALLKLFFYSLTETLWYRPLTVFWRCQGIWQMIKGENGWGEMKRKGVSQ